The Agaribacterium sp. ZY112 genome includes the window ATATTCGTATAACTGGCCAACATAGAGGTAAAGTCGAACAAGCATTTTTTGCTCAGCACCAAATTCAGAAAGCTCTGTTGTTTTAGCAGTTTCCGCCTCTAACCCTAACAACTTATCGCTCCAGTAAGCCGCAAGTTCGCTATTACCCTCGGCATAATCATCCCAGGCAGACACGATACGACGCTGTTTTTGTTTGTCCTGCCAAACCTGAATCACTGAGTTTTGCTTATCAAATAAAGAACGGGCATTTTTTTGAGATATCTTAAGGATATTAATTGCCTTCGAAGCATTGCCCTTTTGAGCTTCCGAAACAACAAAATCGGCATCGTGGCGAAGCGACCAAAGCTCTGCTTCAATTTGTTTATTATCAGTCTTAATTGATTGTGAGGGTGAATAGTAAGGCTTGCGCTTGGTAGAAACCGCCACCGGCTTGGCATCCAGACCATGCACAGTGCACCAACCAACAAGCCCCACTGAATCATCAGAGCAACTTTTTTTAAGCCGGCTTTCATTTAATTTACATGCTGCCTCGAATGCAGCGGAAGGTAATGAAGAGCAATCACAGTCAATTTGAGCACATTGTTCAGCAATACTTAGGGAGGAAAGTGCGCCAATGCAAATACCAGCAAACATCAATCCTAGACGTCGAACACTTACATATCGCATGAGTTTAACCCCGCAATGAATTGTATATTATTTTTATTTGTCTAGTTTTGATTCTAAAGCATGAGAACCATCATGCAAGCATTGTTTAAAAATCAACACTAATTCACATAATTTAGACGGGGCGAGGTAATATTGTCCGAAGAAAGTAGCAACTTATCACAAAGGCAAGTACAGCAATAACGGCAGCCACCATAAAAGTAAGCTCCACACCAAACTGCCACAAATAACCACTAAAGAAAGCCCCTACCCCTCCGCCTGCGCCAAAACTAATCGAACTATAAAAGGCTTGAGCCCTGCTTTGCTGGTCAGCACCAAAACGCTTGCGACAAAAACCCATCGCCACCGAATGACAGGCCGCAAACGAAAATGCATGCAGTAACTGCAAAAAGAACAAACTATAGGCACTACCTGCAAGAGAAGGCAGAAGCAACCAACGTAGAGCAGTAAAGAACAAACTAATAAGTAACAAATTGTAAGGCGGAATACATCGCATTAACTTATGCGCGATAAGAAAAAAAACAATCTCTGCAACAACACCTAAGGTCCAAAAACAACCTATTTCCACCCGAGTATAACCAAGCTGCTCTAAATAAATCGAAAAGAACACATAATATGGGCCGTGACTGGCATGCAGAAGAAAACAAACAATAAAAAACATCGCAACAGGCAAGCGCCCTAATTGCGACCAAAAATCTTTAAATGAGGCTCCTTTAGCATCAACACCAGCTGCGAGCTCATTGCTGTTATCACCAAAACTTAAACAAACAAGAACGAGTAGCACCAACTGAGCACAAACAGCAAAAGGTAAATAACTTAAAGGTAAGGCAGCAAACGCAACCCCCAAGACAAGCACTGAAACAACAAAACCAATACTGCCCCACAAGCGAATTCGACCATAAAAATGAGCTCGATCACCAAGATATTGTAGCGTTAAGCTCTCCGCTGGAGCCAATACCGCACTCCAAAAACAAGCATAAAAAAACAGAATTAAAGCTATAGACCAAGCTTCGTGGAAAAATAAAAACAAGGAATAAAATAGTAAGGCCCCAACAGCGCCAGTACGTAAGACCAAGGCCTTACGGCCTAGGGCATCTGCGATATGCCCCCACACATTGGGCATAAACAGGCGAACAAAAAGTGGAACGGCGGCCAGCGCCCCTATCAACTGGCCACCAAAACCAAGTGACTGTAGATACAGGCTCCAGTAAGGAGCCATAGCACCAATAACGGCGAAGTATAAAAAATACACCGCCGATAAACGCCAATAAGGCATAGGCCTATGCCCAAGAGAAATAATTAAGGCGCCTGAGGAGGTATCACAGGAATGTCGTGCTCAACACTGCCATTTTGAGCCCTGTGACGCATAGCATGATCAAGAACAGTGAGAGCCATCATCGCTTCAGCAATAGGGGTAGCCCGAATACCTACACACGGATCGTGACGACCTGTCGTAATGATATCAACAGCCTCCCCTTTCATATCCACACTGCGACCCGGAATACGTAAACTAGAGGTTGGTTTTAAGGCCAAGTGCGCGATCAGATCTTGCCCCGAGCTAATGCCTCCTAGCACGCCGCCAGCATGATTACTTAAAAAGCCTTCAGGTGTAATTTCATCGCGATGTTCCGTACCTTTTTGGACAACACTTTGGAAGCCATCTCCAATTTCAATACCTTTAACTGCGTTAATACTCATAAGCCCATGAGCTAAATCGGCATCTAAGCGATCAAAGATCGGCTCGCCCAAACCAACAGGCATATTGCGCGCAACCACTGAAATTTTTGCACCAACTGAATCCCCTTCTTTAATCAAGGCCTGCATATAAGCCTCTAATTCAGGGATTTTTGCAGGATCAGGACAGAAAAAGGCGTTGTTCTCGATTTCAGACACGTCAACCAAATCAAGCTCGATGGGGCCAAGCTGACTCAAATAGCCAAAAATTTCGACATTCCACAATTCTTTAAGTACTTTTTTGGCGACAGCACCAGCAGCAACACGCATCGCCGTTTCACGGGCTGAAGAACGACCACCACCACGATAATCACGAGTGCCGTATTTTTGTGCGTAAGTGTAATCAGCGTGGGCAGGTCGAAATTGCTCTTTAATCTTGCCATAATCTTTAGAGCGCTGATCGGTATTTTCAATCACTAAACCAATGGGTGTGCCCGTAGTCCTTCCTTCAAATACGCCGGAGAGGATTTTTACCTCATCGCCTTCTCGGCGCTGAGTCGTATAACGGCTAGTGCCTGGCTTACGACGATCAAGGTCTCGTTGTAAATCAGCTTCACTTAACTCAATACCCGGTGGACAGCCATCAATGATGGCCCCCAAAGCTAAACCATGACTTTCACCAAAGGTGGTGACGGTAAATAATTTTCCAAACGTATTTCCAGACATTTCTTACACAACCATATACGCAGCCTACTCAGCCGCTTCAATTAACTGTTCACGATTAATAATAAACACGCCTTCTCCGCCGTGTTCAAACTCAGGCCAAAAGAATGGGTACTGAGAGAAAAGCTCAGCAAATTCTTGCCAGCCATAACCCACCTCGACCACTAATAAGCCACCAGGCTGCAAACACTCCGGCGCCTGTTCAAGCAGTTGACGTACAAAATCAAAACCGTCATCACCCGAGGTTAAACCAAGCTTTGGCTCACGAAAAAACTCCGTTGGTAAGCCGCTGTATTCACTCTCACTGACATAGGGTGGGTTCGATACAATCAAGCCATATTTTTCTTTGCCTAAGACAGCGCTTAACCCATCTGAATCAATCGCTCGAACTCGATCACTTAGATCAAAGCGCTCAATATTACGCTGCGCCACATCTAATGCGTCGCGGCTGATATCAATTAAGTCGACTTCAGAGCCCGCAAATTCATGTGCCATGGCGATACCAATACAGCCACTGCCGGTACATAAATCGAGAATGCGCTCTGGGTAGTTATCCAACCATGGCTGAAACTGTTGTTCTATTAACTCAGCAATTGGCGAGCGCGGTACCAAAGTATGTTCATTGACAAAAAAAGGCAAATTAGCAAACCAAGCCTCGCCAGTAATGTAGGCCGCTGGGCAACGCTCGGTGATTCGGCGCTCAACCGCATCAAACAGGGCTTGCTTTTCTGCAGAACTAAGACGCGCTTCCCATAACTGCTCAAGCCGCTGCCAAGGCTGGTTAATGGCCCATAGTGCCAACACAAGCGCTTCATCCCAGTCATTGTCGGTGCCGTGACCATAAAACAGATCCGCACTGCGAAAACGACTAGATGCCCATCTCACCCAGTCTCTGAGGTTTAGCAGCTCTTGATTTAGGCTATGTTCCAAACTCTGTTCCATAAAACTTTGGCAATTGTCAAAAAGGCCGCTATTCTAGCGCCTTTTTCTTCCGGCCGCCTCCTCGGCGCGCCATGAATGTTGCCGGTGACTGATGAAAGATCTATTTGCACAAATTATTAACACGATGGGTGAAGACCTAGAACGCCCAGGCCTAGTTGACACACCTGAACGCGCAGCAAAGGCTTACGCTTACCTAACTAAGGGCTACAAGCAGACGGTTGAGGAAGTTGTTAATGACGCTCTCTTTCCATCTGATTCAACCGACATGGTCATCGTTAAAGACATTGAGCTGTATTCAATGTGCGAACACCACATGCTGCCCTTTATTGGTAAAGCTCATGTCGGCTACCTTCCCCAAGGTAAAGTACTGGGCTTAAGCAAAGTTGCTCGTATTGTTGACATGTATAGCCGCCGCCTGCAGATCCAAGAGCAGCTCAGCTCCCAGATTGCCAACACCATCCTTGAAGTAACCGATGCCGCAGGTGTTGCCGTTATTATCGAAGCCAAACATCTATGCATGATGATGCGCGGAGTAGAAAAGCAAAACTCCCTTATGCGCAGCTCTTGTATGCTGGGCCAATTTAGAGAAAGTGCGGCAACTCGAGCCGAGTTCTTATCTCTTATTAAGTAGCCACCTAAGAGATACAGACATTCAAAAGGCGTGCACTGATCAGTCACGCCTTTTTATTTTAAGCGCCCAACAGGCTTCGCTTAAGGTATTTTAAACACCGTCAATAAATACTCTCGGTGAACCCATTGCCGACATGCAGGTAAATAACAACTGCAATTACAGAGTTCAGCTCCCTAGCGCCCTATTTTTGCAAGGAGTGAACCGGTCTAGTGGAACTCATCACCTCACTAAAATCCAAGCCTAAACGCCCTAACTCCCAATACATAAGCCCAATAAACAAAGTAAATAGTGCCAAGCCTGCCAACAGTAAGCGTAATGCGTAGTTACTTTTATCTCGCTCAATAAATGAATAAATCACAGCGGGCAGCAAAGCAATACAAAGCACAGCCCAAAACCATTGACGCTGCCCTAAAGCCACCAGTAAAGCGATAAGATAGCCAACAAACAACAAGGCTAAACCGCTAGCTCCAGCAACGGCAGCAAAAGTAATAAGCACTAAATTAGGTTCAAGCATTATCGCAATACCAGCTCTATACGATTACGGGGGGGATATTGGCGGGGAGCCAAAGCGCCGACACTGTAAACCTCAAAGCGTTTTCCGTCTAGCCCAGCCTGCTGTAAGCGCTCTTTAAGTTGATCGGCCAGCAAACGCCCCTTTAACTCATTGGCCTGCTGATCTGCTTCAGTATAAATATGGGCAACGATATAAAATCGCTGAAGAGGCTGTTTCTTAAATGCCAGCACCAAGGCATCAAAATATTCAAACGCCTGACCCTGCTTAGCTTGAAGCCGCTGGGTTTTGATCAAAGACTTATCGGCAGAAGCTTTATTTTGTATGAATATAGAGGCCAAATCTTCATCAAGCTGAATATAACCTTGGCGACGTACACGTGAATTTAAGGCCGAAGCGTTTGGAACGATGGCAACAGCGGCCTGAGTCAGACTTAGCTGGTCTAAGTGGGCATAGATACGACGATTACCGCGCTGGACAAAATACAGCACCCAAATTTCTTGCCCCTGATTCAAGCTAAATACACGATAACGCTGCGATGCATCCATACCGTAAAGCACTTTATTATTAAAACGCTCGTTGGCCCAAGCGTTTGAAGCGCCACAGGCTAAACCATCACAAGCGTATAATTCACTTGCACCAACGCTCGTTACCAATCTTTCCAATAAAGACCAAGCCTCATCTTTACTTAAGGCAGAATCAAACTCCCACGTTTGACTATTCAAATCCCCCTTTATCCAGCGCTCTTGTTCCGCCACAATTTGAGCATTGACATTTTTCAGCGAGCTCAGTGTTAATCTGTACTCAATGGTCTCATCCTGCTTAGATGAGATCTCACGCTGCCCCGCTAACAACTCTGCAGCTGTTGCGACTGAACTCAACCCCAGCAACAGCACAAATGACAAACTAAGAATACGAATCATACAACCTGCCTTTATTTACTTTTCCGTATCATACGGGCTTAATCGTGACTTATATAGCTGAGCACCAGCTCAGCGACAAGCGCTAGTTTCTGAGTACACTCACTCAAATGCACATGATGTGGCCCTTCAACCGTGTGTAAATCTAAGTGATCACTTAACTCTAACTCACGACATAAAGGGCGCTTAAGCAAACCTTCGGTCGCACATAAAACAAGTGCTTTTTGCGGGAATGCACTTAATACGGCTTCGGCCTGTTTCACCGTTAATCTAAGCTCTGAAACCAAATTGAGTCGACTATCGTACT containing:
- a CDS encoding DUF4892 domain-containing protein, which encodes MIRILSLSFVLLLGLSSVATAAELLAGQREISSKQDETIEYRLTLSSLKNVNAQIVAEQERWIKGDLNSQTWEFDSALSKDEAWSLLERLVTSVGASELYACDGLACGASNAWANERFNNKVLYGMDASQRYRVFSLNQGQEIWVLYFVQRGNRRIYAHLDQLSLTQAAVAIVPNASALNSRVRRQGYIQLDEDLASIFIQNKASADKSLIKTQRLQAKQGQAFEYFDALVLAFKKQPLQRFYIVAHIYTEADQQANELKGRLLADQLKERLQQAGLDGKRFEVYSVGALAPRQYPPRNRIELVLR
- the prmB gene encoding 50S ribosomal protein L3 N(5)-glutamine methyltransferase; the protein is MEHSLNQELLNLRDWVRWASSRFRSADLFYGHGTDNDWDEALVLALWAINQPWQRLEQLWEARLSSAEKQALFDAVERRITERCPAAYITGEAWFANLPFFVNEHTLVPRSPIAELIEQQFQPWLDNYPERILDLCTGSGCIGIAMAHEFAGSEVDLIDISRDALDVAQRNIERFDLSDRVRAIDSDGLSAVLGKEKYGLIVSNPPYVSESEYSGLPTEFFREPKLGLTSGDDGFDFVRQLLEQAPECLQPGGLLVVEVGYGWQEFAELFSQYPFFWPEFEHGGEGVFIINREQLIEAAE
- a CDS encoding MFS transporter, translated to MPYWRLSAVYFLYFAVIGAMAPYWSLYLQSLGFGGQLIGALAAVPLFVRLFMPNVWGHIADALGRKALVLRTGAVGALLFYSLFLFFHEAWSIALILFFYACFWSAVLAPAESLTLQYLGDRAHFYGRIRLWGSIGFVVSVLVLGVAFAALPLSYLPFAVCAQLVLLVLVCLSFGDNSNELAAGVDAKGASFKDFWSQLGRLPVAMFFIVCFLLHASHGPYYVFFSIYLEQLGYTRVEIGCFWTLGVVAEIVFFLIAHKLMRCIPPYNLLLISLFFTALRWLLLPSLAGSAYSLFFLQLLHAFSFAACHSVAMGFCRKRFGADQQSRAQAFYSSISFGAGGGVGAFFSGYLWQFGVELTFMVAAVIAVLAFVISCYFLRTILPRPV
- the folE gene encoding GTP cyclohydrolase I FolE encodes the protein MKDLFAQIINTMGEDLERPGLVDTPERAAKAYAYLTKGYKQTVEEVVNDALFPSDSTDMVIVKDIELYSMCEHHMLPFIGKAHVGYLPQGKVLGLSKVARIVDMYSRRLQIQEQLSSQIANTILEVTDAAGVAVIIEAKHLCMMMRGVEKQNSLMRSSCMLGQFRESAATRAEFLSLIK
- the aroC gene encoding chorismate synthase translates to MSGNTFGKLFTVTTFGESHGLALGAIIDGCPPGIELSEADLQRDLDRRKPGTSRYTTQRREGDEVKILSGVFEGRTTGTPIGLVIENTDQRSKDYGKIKEQFRPAHADYTYAQKYGTRDYRGGGRSSARETAMRVAAGAVAKKVLKELWNVEIFGYLSQLGPIELDLVDVSEIENNAFFCPDPAKIPELEAYMQALIKEGDSVGAKISVVARNMPVGLGEPIFDRLDADLAHGLMSINAVKGIEIGDGFQSVVQKGTEHRDEITPEGFLSNHAGGVLGGISSGQDLIAHLALKPTSSLRIPGRSVDMKGEAVDIITTGRHDPCVGIRATPIAEAMMALTVLDHAMRHRAQNGSVEHDIPVIPPQAP